The DNA region GGACCAGTGAATCGCATTCGCGCCAGAATCGCCGCTGTCGTCGATGACCCAACGACTCGTATCGGCTTCGCGTTTGCGATCACGATACAGTTGTTGATTATCGCGTCATTGGTGACCTTCGCTGTAGACACGCTACCCGACCTGCCTCCACGAACGCGTGACTACCTCGAACTATTTGAGGTAGTCACCGTCGGCGTATTTTCGTTGGAGTACCTACTGAGAATCTTCGCTTCCCCGGGGCCGATTCGGTTCATCTGTAGTTTCTTCGGCTTGATGGACTTGCTGGCGATCCTGCCCTTCTATCTTACAGCTTCGCTCGACCTGCGTGCGGCTCGGTCGTTCCGGCTGCTGCGTCTCTTCCGTATCTTCAAACTCGCACGCTACAGCGCAGCGGTTCGGCGGTTTCATCGCGCCTTTCTGATCGCGAAGGAAGAGCTTGTCCTTTTCTTGATGGTTGCGCTGATCCTGCTCTATCTCTCAGCAGTCGGGATCTACTACTGCGAGAATGAGGCGCAGCCCGAAAAGTTTTGCTCAGTATTCCACAGCCTATGGTGGTCCGTCGCGACGCTCACGACGGTTGGATACGGAGACATCTATCCGGTAACCGTCGCAGGCAAGGCGTTTACCTTTCTTGTGCTGCTCGTGGGGCTGGGCGTCGTGTCGGTGCCAGCCGGGCTCGTGGCGTCTGCGCTCGCAAAGGCGCGAGAAATGGAGTCCGTCGAACGCAAGTGACAACGACTTGAGTTCGGGAGTGCATCGCCCAACCGATCTGCTTTGACAACGAAGGTCGCCGTCCGAGCAACGCGACCGTCTGGCGTTAGAAGGGATCGACGCCGGGCGTACATGGATTACGTGTTGGCCACGTACGAACTGGAAAAGCTCCCCCGGTAGGACTCGAACCTACGACAAGGCGGTTAATCCGCCCGCGGCGGACCTGCTCTACCAACTGAGCGGTCAAGCCATTCGCGGCCGACGCCGGACTTCAGCCACTTCTCCCGCTGCATTGCGAGGGCTCGAGTCGGAAACGACTCCGAGTGGATTAGCACCCACGGGCCAGAGTTCCGCGTCGTGAACTTGCGTGGGTTGTGAGCCGGATCGTTGTGCTCGGCGACCCGCCGCTCTAGATCGTCGGTCTGGCCGACGTAACGCTTGCCAGTTGTCTCACTGATGAGAACGTAGACCCAAAAAGCCGCAAGCAAAGCTCCCCCGGTAGGACTCGAACCTACGACAAGGCGGTTAACAGCCGCCTGCTCTACCAACTGAGCTACAGGGGAATATGTCTTATTCTTCTCCGGCAGCTAGCGGTTAATCCGCCTGCGGCGGACCTGCTCTACCAACTGAGCTACAGGGGAATATGTCTTATTCTTCTCCGGCAGCTAGCGGTTAATCCGCCTGCGGCGGACCTGCTCTACCAACTGAGCTACAGGGGAATATGTCTTATTCTTCTCCGGCAGCTAGCGGTTAATCCGCCTGCGGCGGACCTGCTCTACCAACTGAGCTACAGGGGAATATCCCGGCGGAACGTTTCCGCCGAGTTCTCTATTCTAGCTCGCCCGCCGGCGCCATCAAGTCCGGGCGATTCTCAATGTTTTGGCGGCATTTTCTGCCTACCCCGCCCGCTTCGTCCCGTAAACCGCCGGGTTCAAGGTGGGATCGTTGTACATCTTCATTTGGCGATAGACCCGCAGCAGCTTCCGCCCGGTGAAGACATCGGAGAGCAGCTCTTCGAGCGAACCCGACAGGTCGGCCCTCTGGATCCGACAACGGCGCAGCTTTTCGGTAACCCGCTGGCGGTGGGCGTCGTCCACTTCGGGGCGTTCGAGCTCTTCTTCTAGGTGGTACACCCGCAGGGCCATGATCGAGAGCCGGTCGATGGCGCTGCCAGGGGTCTCCGTGTTCAGCGTCGCGTCGCCCGAGGGCAACACGCCGGCGCTGGCGAGCATCTCGACCAGCGTCTCGTCCGTTCGCTCGATGTAGTCGTTCCTCTGCTGGTTGAACCCGTCGATCGCCCGCTTCACCTCAGCGATCTTCTGATCGGTGGCCTCCGGGCAGCGGGCCAGGTCTTCTTGGTGCCAAAGCTGGAAGTTGAACTGGTGCTGTTGGCACACAACCGCCAACAGGCCCGTGTAGGGATTGTTGAGCGGCTGGTGATGCCAACGCTCCACGGTGGTT from Pirellulimonas nuda includes:
- a CDS encoding ion transporter, which encodes MNRIRARIAAVVDDPTTRIGFAFAITIQLLIIASLVTFAVDTLPDLPPRTRDYLELFEVVTVGVFSLEYLLRIFASPGPIRFICSFFGLMDLLAILPFYLTASLDLRAARSFRLLRLFRIFKLARYSAAVRRFHRAFLIAKEELVLFLMVALILLYLSAVGIYYCENEAQPEKFCSVFHSLWWSVATLTTVGYGDIYPVTVAGKAFTFLVLLVGLGVVSVPAGLVASALAKAREMESVERK
- a CDS encoding GIY-YIG nuclease family protein, coding for MLAAFWVYVLISETTGKRYVGQTDDLERRVAEHNDPAHNPRKFTTRNSGPWVLIHSESFPTRALAMQREKWLKSGVGREWLDRSVGRAGPPRAD
- a CDS encoding DUF4254 domain-containing protein yields the protein MLLDSRTIIQQVSDLHATTVERWHHQPLNNPYTGLLAVVCQQHQFNFQLWHQEDLARCPEATDQKIAEVKRAIDGFNQQRNDYIERTDETLVEMLASAGVLPSGDATLNTETPGSAIDRLSIMALRVYHLEEELERPEVDDAHRQRVTEKLRRCRIQRADLSGSLEELLSDVFTGRKLLRVYRQMKMYNDPTLNPAVYGTKRAG